The Kiloniellales bacterium genome includes a window with the following:
- a CDS encoding cation transporter, whose product MTERKALITAIIGAAVMSALGIGFALLTESEAILLDGIFSGIALMMAMITLKVASLVGASDDEHFQFGYAHFVPLINVIKSLLMVTLCSFALVSSVSALFTGGRPLNVGSAVIYGVLSTGAGIVLAMYLWKAAKNTGSALVELDARGALIDMFMSAAVLASFVGGWFLARSEYAEYLVYVDPALVTLLCIISLPVPLKLLFANLREVLLAAPDQQLQDQIQERLSAAFGELDVADCRIRMIKLGNVMNVLVHVQPSDPGNMPPLDRVDGMTRRFKESLAGLGLRGAADIVFVADIRLAD is encoded by the coding sequence ATGACCGAGCGCAAAGCCCTCATCACTGCCATCATCGGCGCAGCCGTCATGTCCGCCCTCGGAATCGGCTTTGCGCTGCTGACCGAATCCGAGGCCATCCTGCTGGACGGGATTTTCTCCGGCATCGCACTCATGATGGCCATGATCACGTTGAAGGTGGCGAGTTTGGTGGGGGCGTCGGACGACGAGCACTTCCAGTTCGGCTACGCGCACTTTGTGCCCCTCATCAATGTGATCAAGTCACTGCTGATGGTAACGCTGTGCAGTTTCGCACTGGTTTCGTCGGTCTCCGCTTTGTTCACCGGCGGCCGTCCACTGAACGTGGGATCGGCGGTGATCTACGGCGTGCTGTCCACCGGTGCCGGAATAGTGCTGGCGATGTATCTGTGGAAAGCGGCCAAGAACACCGGCTCGGCGCTGGTGGAACTGGATGCACGAGGCGCATTGATCGACATGTTCATGAGCGCAGCCGTGCTGGCGAGTTTCGTCGGTGGCTGGTTCCTGGCGCGCTCGGAGTATGCGGAGTACCTCGTTTACGTGGACCCGGCGCTGGTGACCCTGCTGTGCATCATTTCACTGCCGGTGCCCCTCAAGCTGCTGTTCGCCAACCTGCGAGAAGTCCTGTTGGCCGCGCCGGACCAGCAGTTGCAGGACCAAATCCAGGAACGGCTGTCGGCGGCATTTGGCGAACTGGATGTGGCGGACTGCCGTATTCGCATGATCAAGCTCGGTAACGTCATGAACGTGCTGGTACATGTGCAGCCGTCAGATCCCGGCAACATGCCGCCGCTGGATCGGGTCGATGGCATGACACGTCGATTCAAGGAGTCGCTCGCAGGCCTGGGTTTAAGGGGCGCGGCCGACATCGTGTTCGTAGCGGATATCCGCCTGGCCGATTGA
- a CDS encoding dimethylsulfonioproprionate lyase family protein: MPLDLIRQIRAFYAECVAAHHEASAHVPTIVAGLERCAQPHSPAPASLAPVERHLEEALGLGRGRGHDALLDAIAEARDALVWYSCESAYGDPPAYRHFFDNYAFAILVGPGTHGFESLYRDSRLLCGLTIQTPGVHYPAHAHPAVEVYGVLGGTARWRRGAEAWAERPPGSVILHESGVAHAMETGTEPTLALFAWVSDLGYPPTMVED; encoded by the coding sequence TTGCCTCTGGACCTGATCCGCCAGATCCGCGCCTTCTACGCCGAGTGCGTTGCGGCGCATCACGAAGCCTCGGCCCACGTACCGACGATCGTGGCCGGACTCGAGCGCTGCGCCCAGCCGCATTCGCCGGCGCCCGCCTCGCTCGCACCGGTCGAGCGCCACCTCGAGGAGGCGCTGGGGCTCGGCCGCGGGCGCGGCCACGACGCCCTGCTCGACGCCATTGCCGAGGCCCGCGACGCCCTGGTCTGGTACAGCTGTGAGAGCGCCTACGGCGACCCGCCCGCCTATCGGCACTTCTTCGACAACTACGCCTTCGCTATCCTGGTCGGACCGGGCACCCACGGCTTCGAGAGCCTCTACCGCGATTCGCGGCTGCTCTGCGGCCTGACGATCCAGACGCCCGGCGTCCACTATCCGGCCCACGCCCACCCAGCGGTCGAAGTTTACGGTGTGCTCGGCGGCACGGCGCGCTGGCGGCGCGGCGCGGAGGCCTGGGCCGAGCGCCCGCCGGGCAGCGTGATCCTGCACGAGAGCGGCGTCGCCCACGCTATGGAAACCGGGACCGAGCCGACCCTCGCGCTCTTCGCCTGGGTCAGCGATCTGGGTTATCCGCCCACCATGGTCGAAGACTGA